A single Phragmites australis chromosome 4, lpPhrAust1.1, whole genome shotgun sequence DNA region contains:
- the LOC133916637 gene encoding probable glucan 1,3-alpha-glucosidase: MDPPPQPLAALLLLLLLAAASPAARAWKRDEFRNCNQTPFCKQARGRAPHSLDAPLSLATGSLAVSPDGSISAELSHPSRPRPLVLRLSALPSGALRLQIDEDYSTSLPPHRRFHVPDVLLPDVEARTLHLPEPKTTGGVSTFALSSGLDVVVKHDPFELTVHRSGSGAPVLSFNSHGLFDFEPLQESKPEGETWEEHFRSHTDTRPRGPQSITFDVSFHGADFVYGLPEHASTSLALRPTRGPGVEESEPYRLFNLDVFEFLHDSPFGLYGSIPFMIGHGARVSSGFFWLNAAEMQIDVLAPGWDGATAPENGRIDTLWMAEAGVVDAFFFVGSEPKDVVKQYISVTGTPSMPQQFAVGYHQCRWNYRDEADVAGVDASFDEHDIPYDVLWLDIEHTDGKRYFTWDHSTFPNPEEMQRKIADKGRKIVTIVDPHIKRDSSYHLHQEATEKGYYVKDATGNDYDGWCWPGASSYPDMLNPEIRDWWADKFSYENYKGSTPTLYIWNDMNEPSVFNGPEVTMPRDAIHYGDVEHRELHNAYGYYFHMATADGLLKRGEGKDRPFVLSRAFFAGSQRHGAVWTGDNSADWDHLKSSIPMVLTLGLTGMTFSGADVGGFFGNPEPDLLVRWYQVGAFYPFFRGHAHHDTKRREPWLFGEQRTAIIREAIHMRYSLLPYYYTLFREASVNGIPVMRPLWLEFPDDKETYNNGEAFMVGPSLLAQGIYEEDQKSVSVYLPGKESWYDLRNGSPYKGSVSHKLQVLEDNIPSFQRGGTIVPRKDRFRRSSTQMVNDPYTLVIALNSSSAAEGELYVDDGKSYDYQQGAFVHRRFVFADNKLTSFNIAPANLGKKKFTTECVIERIIILGLSSGAKKAIIEPGNQEVEIESGPISLRSGSRPVAPTIRRPNARIVDDWTIRIA; this comes from the exons ATGGACCCCCCGCCGCAGCCGCTGGCCGCCCTGCTCCTCTTGCTGCTCCTCGCCGCTGCCTCCCCCGCCGCGCGCGCGTGGAAGAGGGATGAGTTCCGTAATTGCAACCAGACGCCCTTCTGCAAGCAAGCGCGGGGCCGCGCCCCGCACTCGCTCGACGCGCCCCTCTCCCTTGCCACCGGTTCCCTCGCCGTCTCCCCTGACGGCTCCATCTCCGCGGAGCTCTCCCATCCGTCCCGCCCGCGGCCCCTCGTCCTCCGCCTCTCCGCGCTGCCCTCGGGAGCGCTCCGCCTCCAAATCGACGAGGATTACTCCACCAGCCTGCCGCCGCACCGCCGGTTCCACGTccccgacgtcctcctcccggacGTCGAGGCCCGCACGCTCCACCTCCCCGAGCCCAAGACTACCGGCGGCGTCTCCACCTTCGCGCTCTCCTCTGGCCTCGACGTCGTCGTCAAGCACGATCCGTTCGAGCTGACCGTCCACCGCTCCGGGTCGGGTGCTCCCGTGCTCTCCTTCAACTCCCATGGCCTCTTCGACTTCGAGCCGCTGCAGGAGTCGAAGCCGGAGGGCGAGACGTGGGAAGAGCACTTCCGGAGCCACACCGACACGCGCCCCCGCGGCCCGCAGTCCATCACCTTCGACGTCTCCTTCCATGGCGCCGACTTCGTGTACGGCCTCCCTGAGCACGCCTCCACCTCGCTCGCCCTCCGCCCCACACGCGGCCCGGGGGTCGAGGAGTCCGAACCCTACCGCCTCTTCAACCTCGACGTATTCGAGTTCCTCCACGACTCGCCCTTCGGATTGTATGGCTCGATCCCCTTCATGATTGGGCACGGCGCTCGGGTGTCGTCAGGGTTCTTCTGGCTCAACGCTGCGGAGATGCAAATCGACGTGCTTGCACCAGGGTGGGATGGGGCCACTGCCCCGGAGAATGGGCGGATCGACACACTGTGGATGGCTGAGGCTGGTGTGGTCGACGCCTTCTTTTTTGTTGGTTCTGAGCCCAAGGATGTGGTCAAGCAGTACATAAGTGTAACAGGCACACCCTCAATGCCGCAGCAGTTTGCGGTGGGGTATCACCAGTGCCGGTGGAACTACCGGGACGAGGCAGATGTTGCCGGAGTGGATGCCAGTTTTGATGAGCATGATATTCCATATGATGTGCTTTGGCTTGACATTGAGCATACAGATGGCAAGCGGTATTTTACATGGGACCATTCAACCTTCCCAAACCCAGAGGAGATGCAGCGAAAGATAGCAGATAAAGGGCGGAAGATAGTCACAATCGTTGATCCCCATATCAAGCGGGACAGTTCGTACCACCTCCATCAGGAGGCAACTGAGAAGGGGTACTATGTGAAAGATGCAACTGGGAATGACTATGATGGATGGTGCTGGCCCGGAGCATCTTCCTATCCTGATATGTTGAACCCTGAGATACGTGACTGGTGGGCTGACAAGTTCTCCTATGAAAACTACAAGGGATCAACTCCAACACTATACATTTGGAATGATATGAATGAGCCATCCGTCTTCAATGGCCCTGAG GTCACCATGCCTAGGGATGCAATACACTATGGAGATGTTGAACACCGAGAACTGCACAATGCATATGGATACTACTTCCATATGGCTACCGCAGATGGGCTTCTCAAGCGAGGCGAGGGGAAAGACAGACCCTTCGTTTTGTCAAGGGCTTTCTTTGCTGGAAGTCAACGGCATGGTGCAGTTTGGACAGGCGACAACTCTGCAGATTGGGATCACCTTAAATCTTCTATTCCGATGGTTTTAACTCTTGGTCTTACTGGCATGACTTTCTCTG GTGCGGATGTTGGTGGATTCTTTGGAAATCCGGAACCTGACCTATTGGTGCGTTGGTACCAAGTAGGAGCATTTTATCCTTTCTTTAGAGGTCACGCTCATCATGACACCAAGAGACGTGAGCCATGGTTGTTCGG AGAGCAAAGAACTGCCATCATAAGGGAGGCAATTCATATGCGGTATTCATTGTTGCCCTACTATTACACACTGTTCAGAGAGGCTAGTGTAAATGGCATTCCTGTCATGCGTCCTTTGTGGTTAGAATTCCCTGATGACAAAGAAACATATAACAACGGTGAGGCGTTTATGGTTGGGCCAAGTCTTTTGGCCCAAGGAATATATGAAGAG GACCAGAAATCAGTGTCGGTATACCTTCCTGGAAAGGAGTCATGGTATGACTTGAGAAATGGATCGCCATACAAGGGAAGTGTGTCCCACAAGCTACAAGTTTTAGAAGACAACATACCCAGCTTCCAAAGGGGTGGTACAATTGTGCCAAGAAAGGATAGATTCAGGCGCAGTTCTACTCAGATGGTGAACGATCCGTACACCCTG GTGATAGCCCTCAATAGCTCAAGTGCTGCAGAAGGCGAACTTTATGTGGATGATGGGAAAAGTTATGATTACCAGCAAGGGGCATTCGTCCATCGCCGCTTTGTATTTGCAGACAATAAGCTAACTTCATTCAATATTGCACCTGCTAATTTGGGCAAGAAGAAATTTACAACTGAGTGCGTGATTGAAAGAATTATAATACTCGGCTTATCGTCGGGAGCAAAGAAGGCTATTATTGAGCCTGGAAACCAAGAAGTGGAAATTGAATCGGGTCCGATTAGCTTAAGGAGTGGTTCCAGGCCCGTTGCACCAACAATCCGGAGGCCCAACGCCCGCATTGTGGACGATTGGACAATAAGGATAGCATAA